The following proteins come from a genomic window of Fontisubflavum oceani:
- a CDS encoding cysteine synthase A — translation MTIHKDLAETIGNTPLIRLNKLSDETGCEILGKAEFMNPGQSVKDRAALYIIRDAIARGDLKPGGTIVEGTAGNTGIGLALVGASMGFKTVIVIPETQSQEKKDMLRLAGADLVQVPAAPYKNPNNYVHYSERLAAELAKSAPNGAIWANQFDNVANRQAHIEMTGPEIWAQTDGKVDGFICAVGTGGTLAGVGMALQPKGVKIGLADPEGSAIHSFYTTGEFKAEGGSITEGIGQGRETANLKGFKPDHSFKIPDTEALPIVFDLLAEEGLCLGGSSGINAAGAARMARAMGPGHTIVTILCDYGTRYQSKLFNPAFLREKGLPIPPWLDAENQDLPSVFE, via the coding sequence ATGACCATCCATAAGGATCTGGCCGAGACAATCGGCAACACCCCGTTGATCCGTCTCAACAAGCTCAGCGATGAGACAGGTTGCGAGATTCTGGGTAAGGCCGAGTTCATGAACCCGGGCCAGTCGGTGAAAGACCGCGCGGCGCTCTATATCATTCGCGATGCGATCGCGCGCGGTGATCTGAAACCGGGTGGCACAATTGTCGAGGGCACGGCGGGCAATACCGGGATCGGGTTGGCCTTGGTCGGCGCGTCGATGGGCTTCAAAACCGTCATCGTGATCCCCGAGACGCAAAGCCAGGAAAAGAAGGACATGTTGCGCTTGGCCGGGGCTGACTTGGTCCAAGTACCTGCGGCGCCGTACAAAAACCCGAACAATTATGTGCACTATTCCGAACGTCTGGCGGCTGAGCTGGCGAAATCCGCGCCCAATGGCGCGATCTGGGCAAATCAATTCGATAACGTGGCCAACCGGCAGGCGCATATTGAGATGACGGGGCCAGAGATTTGGGCGCAGACCGATGGCAAGGTGGATGGGTTCATCTGCGCCGTGGGCACTGGCGGCACGTTGGCGGGCGTCGGTATGGCTCTGCAACCGAAAGGCGTGAAGATCGGGCTGGCCGACCCGGAAGGTTCCGCCATCCACAGCTTCTATACAACCGGTGAATTCAAAGCCGAGGGCGGCTCGATCACCGAAGGCATCGGGCAGGGGCGGGAAACCGCCAATCTCAAGGGATTCAAACCGGATCACAGTTTCAAAATTCCCGATACCGAAGCACTGCCGATCGTTTTTGATTTGCTGGCCGAAGAGGGGCTTTGCCTCGGCGGGTCGTCGGGGATCAATGCGGCCGGGGCCGCGCGGATGGCTCGGGCGATGGGCCCCGGCCATACGATTGTGACGATCCTCTGCGATTATGGCACGCGCTATCAGTCGAAGCTCTTCAACCCGGCTTTCTTGCGCGAGAAGGGCTTGCCGATCCCGCCCTGGCTCGACGCGGAAAACCAGGATTTGCCGAGCGTTTTTGAATGA
- a CDS encoding NUDIX domain-containing protein: MSALFFYGTLRHAPLLQLVLGRDVVSVDGVLRNHQVRWVADEPFPMIQEEVGGIATGLVARDITAEDRARLDFYEGAFGYQLVHREVETADGSTLAEVYLPDPGLWTPGAVWSLDDWVRDWGALTLEAAAEVMALYGREPADSIAKRFDMIRSRAQSRVQTASWQRPRSIGADFSRADVTIDRLETPYRAFFTLEEYRARHRLFDGALSAPVNRAVFRAADAVTVLPYDPVADRVLMIEQLRLGAYAHGDTTPWLLEPIAGIIDAGETPEATARRETAEEAGLTLGALHHAGRYYPSPGGVAQVLISYLGIADLEDGASGLGGLATEGEDIRSHVVSFDEAMQMLDSGELAVAPLIITLQWLAAHREPLRAESLTA, translated from the coding sequence ATGTCTGCTCTGTTCTTCTATGGCACGCTGCGGCACGCGCCGCTGCTTCAACTGGTGCTGGGCCGCGATGTGGTCAGCGTGGACGGCGTTTTGCGGAACCATCAAGTCAGATGGGTCGCCGATGAGCCCTTCCCGATGATCCAAGAGGAGGTCGGTGGGATTGCAACCGGCCTAGTAGCGCGGGACATCACCGCCGAAGATCGCGCCCGGTTGGATTTCTATGAGGGGGCTTTCGGCTATCAGCTGGTTCATCGTGAGGTCGAGACTGCTGACGGGTCGACACTTGCCGAGGTTTATCTGCCGGATCCCGGCCTGTGGACCCCGGGGGCCGTTTGGTCGCTCGACGATTGGGTTCGGGATTGGGGCGCTTTGACCTTGGAAGCCGCCGCCGAAGTCATGGCGCTTTATGGGCGGGAACCGGCAGACAGCATTGCAAAGCGGTTCGATATGATCCGCTCCCGCGCGCAATCCCGTGTGCAGACGGCGTCCTGGCAGCGTCCGCGCAGTATTGGAGCGGATTTCTCCCGTGCAGATGTCACAATAGATCGGCTTGAGACGCCGTATCGGGCGTTCTTCACGCTCGAAGAATATCGTGCGCGCCATCGGCTGTTTGACGGCGCGCTCTCTGCGCCGGTCAATCGAGCGGTGTTTCGTGCCGCCGATGCGGTCACGGTGTTGCCCTATGATCCGGTTGCGGATCGGGTTTTGATGATCGAGCAGCTTCGCCTCGGGGCCTATGCCCATGGCGACACGACCCCTTGGTTGCTGGAACCCATCGCGGGGATCATTGATGCCGGAGAGACGCCGGAGGCAACCGCGCGGCGCGAGACGGCGGAAGAGGCCGGGCTCACCCTGGGCGCATTGCACCATGCCGGACGATATTATCCGTCGCCTGGCGGTGTGGCGCAGGTTCTGATCTCTTATCTAGGGATCGCCGATTTGGAGGACGGCGCGTCCGGCTTGGGTGGTTTGGCCACCGAAGGCGAGGACATCCGATCTCATGTGGTCAGCTTTGACGAAGCGATGCAGATGTTGGACAGCGGTGAGCTGGCTGTGGCCCCGCTGATTATCACGCTGCAATGGTTGGCGGCGCATCGCGAGCCGCTGCGCGCCGAGAGTTTGACCGCTTGA
- a CDS encoding TrgA family protein, giving the protein MFTAAKLIGALLFAGVGYLAAFLVMDTFPEGQIATYFPASIAAIGLWQGWYVMGARAGNGYYAAFGNGFRTSIQIAFFGLVLYALREMFLRSANLRYDGPGEAVIAALELFLEYFWQMQTVPVLTALAVGGIVAGWLTESAARAWR; this is encoded by the coding sequence ATGTTTACGGCGGCCAAACTCATTGGCGCGTTGCTCTTTGCGGGGGTTGGATATCTGGCGGCCTTTCTTGTGATGGACACGTTTCCGGAGGGGCAGATCGCCACCTATTTCCCGGCCTCCATCGCCGCCATCGGCCTCTGGCAGGGCTGGTATGTGATGGGCGCGCGGGCTGGCAACGGGTATTACGCTGCGTTCGGCAATGGGTTTCGAACCTCGATCCAAATCGCCTTCTTCGGGCTGGTGCTCTATGCACTGCGCGAGATGTTCCTGCGCTCCGCCAATCTGCGCTATGACGGGCCGGGCGAGGCTGTGATTGCGGCGTTGGAACTCTTTCTGGAGTATTTCTGGCAGATGCAGACCGTGCCCGTGCTGACCGCGCTGGCCGTCGGCGGTATCGTCGCGGGGTGGTTGACAGAATCCGCCGCGCGCGCCTGGAGGTAA